From Streptomyces cyaneogriseus subsp. noncyanogenus, the proteins below share one genomic window:
- a CDS encoding TetR/AcrR family transcriptional regulator: MTSQAADRPDTVVASRRSKITPEREQEFFDAVLEQIRECGYDAVTMEGVAASTRCSKSTLYRQWKTKPQFVAAALRSHRRVRFAGIDTGSLAEDLRQAARAAGEWSGKDTRLLQALGHAVMQDAELQRALREALVEPEIAALREILERGVARGEVAADHPALEYVPAQMFGVLRVRPVVEGEYADADYLVRFVEAAVLPALGLT, encoded by the coding sequence ATGACGTCGCAGGCCGCGGACCGTCCGGACACGGTCGTCGCCTCGCGCCGCTCCAAGATCACGCCGGAGCGTGAGCAGGAGTTCTTCGACGCCGTCCTCGAGCAGATCCGGGAGTGCGGCTACGACGCCGTAACCATGGAGGGAGTGGCCGCCAGCACCCGGTGCAGCAAGTCCACGCTCTACCGGCAGTGGAAGACCAAGCCCCAGTTCGTGGCGGCGGCCCTGCGCTCCCATCGCCGGGTGCGCTTCGCGGGCATCGACACCGGATCGCTCGCCGAGGACCTGCGCCAGGCGGCCCGGGCGGCGGGCGAGTGGTCGGGCAAGGACACCCGGCTGCTCCAGGCGCTCGGCCACGCCGTGATGCAGGACGCGGAGCTCCAGCGGGCGCTGCGGGAGGCGCTCGTCGAGCCCGAGATCGCCGCGCTGCGGGAGATCCTGGAGCGCGGTGTGGCGCGGGGCGAGGTCGCCGCGGACCATCCGGCGCTGGAGTACGTGCCCGCGCAGATGTTCGGCGTCCTGCGGGTGCGGCCCGTCGTGGAGGGCGAGTACGCCGACGCGGACTACCTGGTCCGTTTCGTGGAGGCCGCCGTGCTGCCGGCCCTCGGCCTCACCTGA
- a CDS encoding ATP-binding protein translates to MTEVRPTAATSASLWERDAEIAALTQAVDALRADRSSPGTVLVLRGEAGLGKTALLAEARRIAERAGCTVWAARGGETLRSVPFNVVRQLLQPALVPMLPDEAREYLGDRYDIVGPALGIADPGARQADPQGVCDGLVSAVRRLAGQEYPLVLLLDDVHWADQETLRWLAAFVERLDDVPVLVVVARRPGEVSGESARHLETVAAAARPLAALSALTPEATAGLTRATLGEHADAPFCREVWAVTGGNPYDTVELLAKVRDSELEPVEAQAGELRALNRAARGGGLVSRLENLGVDATRFAWAAAILGTGITVDMVARLATMGRDDAVRCAELLRDARILTEPDPAAGPAGTGELEFVHPLIASAVYHSIPDALRRAMHGIAAQIVTDLGLGAAAASRHLIQVHPDDDQEVVEQLREAAREHLAVGAPDAARRCLERALEEPPLPETHARVLFELGCATLLTAPATTIAHLRTALTLPGLDEQARIDAVFRLSQALLHNDQLDEAVRTVETEAARLPDGPARLRLQAVQYMWQGIHAGEAAAPDRSARLAELAATCTGRDNAERALLILRGFDAMTHGENAEEVVALCDRALVNGRLAPGLGWTDTEWGLELLMMLASTYAYTDRLDRAEALFTDALRAYQTAGWSGGHLALAHAYLGLGHRRRGRLREAEAALRESLRLAERVGRGLPLYWSATCNLVDTLLARGHVDEAWSIAEQYGFAPPYPSTIVLPDPRSVRGRLLLAVGRTEDGIGELEAAEKAATARGHHNPVMVPWAVDLARALAVADPARAARLASEARRQAERFGTDTAIGESLRCAAALETGQRAVRLAAQAVTYLEASPCQYEHAAARVEYGIAARSAAELERGLDLARSCGADGLAERAEAALGMAGAAL, encoded by the coding sequence ATGACGGAGGTACGGCCCACGGCCGCCACCTCGGCTTCCCTGTGGGAGCGCGATGCGGAGATCGCCGCTCTCACGCAGGCGGTCGACGCCCTGCGCGCGGACCGCTCGTCGCCCGGCACCGTACTGGTGCTCCGCGGCGAGGCGGGCCTCGGCAAGACCGCCCTGCTGGCCGAGGCCCGGCGGATCGCCGAACGCGCCGGCTGCACGGTGTGGGCGGCACGCGGCGGCGAGACCCTCCGCTCCGTCCCCTTCAACGTGGTCCGGCAACTGCTCCAGCCCGCGCTGGTGCCGATGCTCCCGGACGAGGCGCGCGAGTACCTGGGCGACCGGTACGACATCGTCGGCCCCGCCCTCGGCATAGCGGACCCCGGGGCGCGGCAGGCCGACCCGCAGGGCGTCTGCGACGGCCTCGTCAGCGCCGTCCGCCGGCTCGCCGGCCAGGAATATCCGCTGGTGCTGCTCCTCGACGACGTCCACTGGGCCGACCAGGAGACCCTGCGCTGGCTCGCCGCCTTCGTGGAGCGGCTGGACGACGTGCCGGTCCTGGTCGTGGTGGCCCGCCGGCCCGGCGAGGTGAGCGGCGAGAGCGCCCGCCACCTGGAGACGGTCGCCGCCGCGGCCCGCCCCCTGGCCGCGCTCAGCGCCCTCACCCCGGAGGCGACCGCCGGACTCACCCGCGCCACCCTGGGCGAGCACGCCGACGCCCCGTTCTGCCGCGAGGTGTGGGCCGTCACCGGCGGCAACCCGTACGACACCGTCGAACTCCTCGCCAAGGTGCGGGACAGCGAGCTCGAACCGGTCGAGGCGCAGGCCGGCGAATTGCGCGCCCTGAACCGGGCCGCCCGCGGCGGCGGCCTCGTCTCCCGCCTGGAGAACCTCGGCGTCGACGCCACCCGGTTCGCCTGGGCGGCGGCCATCCTCGGCACCGGCATCACCGTCGACATGGTCGCCCGGCTCGCCACCATGGGCCGCGACGACGCCGTCCGCTGCGCCGAACTGCTGCGCGACGCCCGCATCCTCACCGAACCCGACCCCGCCGCCGGGCCCGCCGGCACCGGCGAGCTGGAGTTCGTGCACCCGCTGATCGCCAGCGCCGTCTACCACTCCATCCCGGACGCGCTGCGCCGCGCCATGCACGGCATCGCCGCCCAGATCGTCACCGACCTGGGCCTCGGTGCCGCGGCCGCCTCCCGCCATCTGATCCAGGTCCACCCGGACGACGACCAGGAAGTGGTCGAGCAACTGCGCGAGGCCGCCCGCGAGCACCTCGCCGTCGGCGCCCCCGACGCGGCCCGCCGCTGCCTCGAACGCGCCCTGGAGGAGCCACCGCTGCCCGAGACCCACGCGCGGGTGCTCTTCGAACTGGGCTGCGCCACGCTGCTGACCGCGCCCGCCACCACCATCGCCCACCTGCGTACCGCCCTGACCCTGCCGGGCCTGGACGAGCAGGCGCGCATCGACGCCGTCTTCCGCCTCTCCCAGGCACTGCTCCACAACGACCAGTTGGACGAGGCCGTGCGCACGGTCGAGACGGAAGCCGCCCGCCTCCCCGACGGGCCGGCCCGGCTGCGGCTCCAGGCCGTCCAGTACATGTGGCAGGGCATCCACGCCGGTGAGGCCGCCGCGCCGGACCGCTCCGCGCGCCTGGCCGAGCTCGCCGCCACCTGCACCGGCCGCGACAACGCCGAGCGGGCCCTGCTCATCCTGCGCGGCTTCGACGCGATGACCCACGGCGAGAACGCCGAGGAGGTCGTCGCCCTGTGCGACCGCGCCCTCGTCAACGGCCGCCTCGCGCCCGGACTCGGCTGGACCGACACCGAGTGGGGCCTGGAACTGCTGATGATGCTGGCCAGCACCTACGCCTACACCGACCGCCTCGACCGCGCCGAAGCCCTCTTCACCGACGCCCTGCGCGCCTACCAGACCGCGGGCTGGAGCGGCGGCCATCTGGCCCTCGCCCACGCCTACCTGGGACTGGGCCACCGCAGGCGGGGCCGTCTGCGGGAGGCGGAAGCGGCCCTGCGCGAGTCGCTGCGCCTGGCCGAACGGGTCGGCCGGGGCCTGCCGCTGTACTGGTCCGCCACCTGCAACCTGGTCGACACGCTGCTCGCCCGCGGCCATGTCGACGAGGCGTGGTCGATCGCCGAGCAGTACGGCTTCGCCCCGCCCTACCCGTCCACCATCGTGCTGCCCGACCCGCGCTCGGTGCGCGGCCGGCTGCTGCTGGCCGTGGGCCGCACCGAGGACGGCATCGGCGAACTGGAGGCCGCGGAGAAGGCGGCCACCGCCCGCGGCCACCACAACCCGGTGATGGTCCCCTGGGCGGTCGACCTGGCCCGGGCCCTGGCCGTCGCGGACCCCGCCCGTGCCGCCCGGCTCGCCTCCGAGGCCCGCCGGCAGGCCGAGCGGTTCGGCACGGACACCGCCATCGGCGAATCCCTGCGCTGCGCCGCCGCCCTGGAGACCGGGCAGCGCGCGGTCCGGCTCGCCGCCCAGGCGGTCACCTACCTGGAGGCGTCGCCCTGCCAGTACGAGCACGCGGCGGCCCGCGTCGAGTACGGGATCGCCGCCCGCTCGGCGGCCGAGCTGGAGCGGGGCCTGGACCTGGCCCGTTCCTGCGGCGCGGACGGCCTGGCGGAACGGGCCGAGGCGGCCCTGGGGATGGCGGGCGCCGCGCTGTAG
- the pcaB gene encoding 3-carboxy-cis,cis-muconate cycloisomerase, with translation MTSAVSGDSLLAPGWAGSPAAGATSDSAYLGALLEAEAALTRAQAALGLAPARAATAVTEAADPARFDTASLAERARGGGNPVIPLVADLTKAVGEEYGPYVHRGATSQDILDTATMLVAARTLDLIVADLERTGRALAALAAEHRDTVMPGRTLTQHAVPTTFGLKAAGWRSLVLDARDRVAAVRGALPAQLGGAAGTLAAFGAYGAPDPAALPAAYARELGLAAPLLPWHTLRTPVADLAGCLALTTGALGKIAADVLVLSRTETGEVAEGSGGGSSAMPHKANPVRSTLIAAAARRAPQLAATLYGSLAAEDERPAGAWHAEWEPLRDLLRLAGGAARDAAELAEGLRVRPEVMRAHLDLTHGLVVSERLSAELAPVLGRARAKALLTGLARRAFAEGRALGDLLAEEPELHDTGLDLDGLTDPSRYTGCAGVLTDRALERR, from the coding sequence GTGACATCAGCAGTATCCGGTGACAGCCTGCTCGCCCCCGGGTGGGCGGGCTCCCCGGCCGCCGGTGCCACCAGCGACAGCGCGTATCTGGGGGCGCTGCTGGAGGCGGAGGCGGCCCTCACCCGCGCCCAGGCCGCGCTCGGGCTGGCACCGGCGCGGGCGGCGACGGCGGTGACCGAGGCCGCCGACCCGGCCCGCTTCGACACCGCCTCGCTGGCCGAACGGGCCCGCGGCGGCGGCAATCCGGTGATCCCGCTCGTTGCCGACCTGACGAAGGCGGTCGGCGAGGAGTACGGCCCCTACGTCCACCGGGGCGCGACCAGCCAGGACATCCTGGACACGGCGACGATGCTGGTCGCCGCCCGCACCCTGGACCTGATCGTGGCCGACCTGGAGCGCACCGGGCGGGCGCTGGCCGCCCTGGCCGCCGAGCACCGCGACACCGTGATGCCCGGCCGGACGCTCACCCAGCACGCCGTGCCGACGACGTTCGGGCTGAAGGCCGCCGGGTGGCGGTCGCTCGTCCTCGACGCCCGGGACCGCGTCGCCGCCGTGCGCGGCGCCCTGCCCGCCCAGCTCGGCGGCGCGGCGGGCACCCTGGCGGCCTTCGGGGCGTACGGCGCCCCGGACCCGGCCGCGCTGCCGGCCGCGTACGCCCGTGAACTGGGCCTGGCGGCCCCGCTGCTGCCGTGGCACACCCTGCGCACACCCGTCGCCGACCTCGCCGGGTGCCTCGCCCTCACCACCGGGGCGCTCGGCAAGATCGCCGCGGATGTGCTGGTGCTGTCCCGCACCGAGACCGGCGAGGTGGCCGAGGGCAGCGGCGGCGGCTCGTCGGCGATGCCGCACAAGGCCAACCCCGTGCGCTCCACACTGATCGCGGCAGCGGCCCGGCGGGCCCCGCAGCTCGCCGCCACGCTGTACGGCTCGCTGGCCGCCGAGGACGAGCGGCCGGCCGGCGCCTGGCACGCCGAGTGGGAGCCCCTGCGGGACCTGCTCCGGCTGGCCGGCGGCGCCGCCCGCGACGCCGCCGAACTGGCCGAGGGGCTGCGGGTGCGGCCCGAGGTCATGCGCGCCCACCTCGACCTCACCCACGGGCTGGTCGTGTCCGAGCGGCTCTCCGCCGAGCTGGCTCCCGTCCTCGGACGGGCCCGCGCCAAGGCCCTGCTGACCGGGCTCGCCCGGCGGGCCTTCGCCGAGGGCCGCGCCCTCGGCGACCTGCTCGCCGAGGAACCGGAGCTGCACGACACCGGCCTCGACCTCGACGGGCTCACCGACCCGTCCCGGTACACCGGCTGTGCCGGAGTTCTCACCGACCGCGCTCTGGAGCGACGTTGA
- a CDS encoding MFS transporter, whose amino-acid sequence MGNLIEWYEFGVYGYFATIIAERFFTPEGGGEAEALVKTYASFALAFFFRPVGAALFGRLGDRIGRRPVLVLVISLMTGATTLIGALPTYAQAGAAAPWLLTFLRILQGLSAGGEFGGAVSVMTEFAPPGRRGLYGSWQSFTVALGLLGGAGAAAVLATVLTEQQLGAWGWRLPFLLTLPLGLGALWLRLRLDETPAFREEAARVAPPAREVAGAIALGAGRIMGWAAAGYTFLVVLPSYLQSSLDASFRQALVATVLANTGFAATIVPAGLLSDRVGRRPVMLTGALLVAVSSLPLLNLLQDPGASEAVKGAAVLAAGAVVGLMAGPGPALLSEMFPTRVRYTGLGLAYALSNAVFSGCAGLVITETVERTGNVDVPAYYAAVTCAVSALALAAAPGRAARRADAAGDAG is encoded by the coding sequence GTGGGCAATCTCATCGAGTGGTACGAGTTCGGCGTCTACGGCTACTTCGCGACGATCATCGCGGAGCGGTTCTTCACGCCCGAGGGCGGCGGCGAGGCCGAGGCCCTGGTGAAGACGTACGCCTCGTTCGCGCTGGCGTTCTTCTTCCGGCCCGTCGGCGCGGCGCTGTTCGGCCGGCTGGGCGACCGGATCGGGCGCCGTCCGGTGCTGGTCCTGGTGATCTCCCTGATGACGGGGGCCACGACGCTGATCGGCGCGTTGCCGACGTACGCGCAGGCCGGGGCCGCCGCGCCCTGGTTGCTGACCTTCCTGCGGATCCTGCAAGGGCTGTCGGCGGGCGGGGAGTTCGGGGGCGCGGTGTCGGTGATGACGGAGTTCGCCCCGCCGGGCCGGCGCGGGCTGTACGGGTCGTGGCAGTCCTTCACGGTGGCGCTCGGGCTGCTGGGCGGGGCGGGCGCGGCGGCGGTCCTGGCGACCGTGCTGACGGAACAGCAGCTCGGCGCCTGGGGCTGGCGGCTGCCGTTCCTGCTGACGCTGCCGCTGGGGCTGGGGGCGCTGTGGCTGCGGCTGCGGCTGGACGAGACGCCGGCCTTCCGCGAGGAGGCGGCGCGGGTGGCTCCGCCCGCGCGCGAGGTGGCCGGGGCGATCGCGCTGGGCGCCGGACGGATCATGGGGTGGGCGGCGGCCGGCTACACCTTCCTGGTCGTCCTGCCGTCGTACCTCCAGAGCAGTCTGGACGCGAGCTTCCGGCAGGCGCTGGTCGCCACCGTGCTGGCCAACACGGGGTTCGCGGCGACGATCGTCCCGGCGGGGCTGCTCAGCGACCGGGTGGGGCGGCGGCCGGTGATGCTGACGGGGGCGCTGCTGGTGGCGGTGTCGTCCCTGCCGCTGCTGAACCTGCTCCAGGACCCCGGCGCTTCGGAGGCGGTGAAGGGCGCGGCGGTCCTCGCCGCGGGCGCCGTGGTGGGGCTGATGGCGGGGCCGGGACCCGCGCTGCTGTCGGAGATGTTCCCGACGCGGGTGCGCTACACGGGGCTGGGGCTGGCCTACGCGCTGTCCAACGCGGTGTTCTCCGGGTGCGCGGGGCTGGTCATCACCGAGACCGTGGAGCGGACCGGGAACGTGGACGTCCCCGCGTACTACGCGGCGGTGACCTGCGCGGTGAGCGCACTCGCCCTGGCCGCCGCCCCCGGGCGGGCGGCGCGCCGCGCGGACGCCGCCGGGGATGCGGGATGA
- the pcaG gene encoding protocatechuate 3,4-dioxygenase subunit alpha has product MTKIDTSSPENVLPTPSHTVGPFYGYALPFRGGEEIAPLGHPETITVHGYVYDGEGKPLPDALLEVWGPDPDGNLPTADGSMRRDPATGGFLGRNGVEFTGFGRIQTDADGHWYARTLRPGARGANAPYLSLCVFARGLLVHLFTRIYLPGDEAALAADPLLSRVEEERRGTLIADDEGNRTYRFDIRLQGEGETVFLEFQ; this is encoded by the coding sequence ATGACGAAGATCGACACGAGCAGCCCGGAGAACGTGCTGCCCACGCCGTCGCACACGGTCGGCCCGTTCTACGGATACGCGCTGCCCTTCCGCGGCGGTGAGGAGATCGCGCCCCTCGGCCACCCCGAGACGATCACCGTGCACGGGTATGTGTACGACGGTGAGGGCAAGCCCCTGCCGGACGCGCTGCTGGAGGTCTGGGGGCCCGACCCGGACGGCAACCTGCCCACGGCGGACGGCTCGATGCGCCGGGACCCGGCCACCGGCGGCTTCCTCGGGCGCAACGGCGTGGAGTTCACCGGATTCGGGCGGATCCAGACCGACGCCGACGGCCACTGGTACGCGCGCACGCTGCGCCCGGGGGCGCGCGGCGCCAACGCCCCGTACCTGAGTCTCTGCGTCTTCGCGCGCGGTCTGCTGGTGCACCTGTTCACCCGGATCTACCTGCCCGGCGACGAGGCGGCGCTCGCCGCCGACCCGCTGCTGTCCCGGGTGGAGGAGGAACGGCGCGGCACGCTGATCGCCGACGACGAGGGCAACCGCACGTACCGTTTCGACATCCGCCTTCAGGGCGAAGGCGAGACGGTCTTCCTGGAGTTCCAGTGA
- the pcaD gene encoding 3-oxoadipate enol-lactonase, with amino-acid sequence MNDTLLHHRAEGPASAPPLLLGPSLGTSLALWDKVAPELSSGHRVIRWDLPGHGGSPAGLLRAGATVGDLADRVLALADALGVERFAYAGVSLGGAVGLHLALHHPERVSSLAVICSSAHFNGARPWQDRAALVRREGLAHLAESADARWFTPGFTVPRLVQDHRDADPEAYAACCDALAAFDVRDRLGGIAAPTLVIAGREDPATPPAHLREIADAVPGATLVEIPGASHLAPAERPEAVLAALRSHLDGPAKRGMAVRRAVLGDAHVDRAQARQTPFTAPFQDFISRYAWGEIWTDETLSRRERSMITLTALVAHGHYEELAMHVRAARRNGLTPEEIGAVLLQTAVYCGVPAANSAFATAQRVLAEEDGGAG; translated from the coding sequence TTGAACGACACCCTCCTCCATCACCGTGCCGAAGGCCCCGCTTCCGCTCCCCCGCTGCTGCTCGGACCCTCGCTCGGCACCTCCCTCGCCCTGTGGGACAAGGTGGCGCCCGAGCTGTCCAGCGGCCACCGGGTGATCCGCTGGGACCTTCCGGGCCACGGCGGTTCCCCGGCCGGGCTGCTCCGCGCCGGTGCCACCGTCGGCGACCTCGCCGATCGGGTGCTGGCGCTCGCCGACGCGCTCGGCGTGGAGCGGTTCGCCTACGCGGGGGTGTCGCTGGGCGGCGCGGTCGGGCTCCATCTGGCCCTGCACCACCCGGAGCGGGTCTCCTCGCTCGCGGTCATCTGCTCGTCGGCGCACTTCAACGGGGCGCGGCCGTGGCAGGACCGGGCGGCGCTGGTCCGGCGCGAGGGCCTGGCCCACCTCGCCGAGAGCGCGGACGCCCGCTGGTTCACCCCCGGCTTCACCGTGCCGCGGCTGGTCCAGGACCACCGCGACGCCGACCCCGAGGCGTACGCCGCCTGCTGCGACGCGCTGGCCGCGTTCGACGTGCGCGACCGGCTCGGCGGCATCGCCGCGCCCACCCTCGTGATCGCCGGGCGCGAGGACCCCGCCACGCCCCCGGCCCATCTGCGGGAGATCGCCGACGCGGTGCCGGGCGCCACCCTGGTGGAGATCCCGGGCGCCTCCCATCTGGCGCCGGCGGAGCGCCCGGAGGCCGTCCTGGCGGCGCTGCGGAGCCACCTCGACGGGCCCGCCAAGCGGGGCATGGCGGTGCGGCGCGCGGTGCTGGGCGACGCGCACGTGGACCGGGCACAGGCCCGGCAGACCCCCTTCACCGCCCCCTTCCAGGACTTCATCTCGCGCTACGCGTGGGGGGAGATCTGGACCGACGAGACGCTCTCCCGCCGCGAGCGCAGCATGATCACGCTGACGGCGCTGGTGGCGCACGGCCACTACGAGGAACTGGCCATGCATGTGCGGGCGGCGCGCCGCAACGGGCTCACACCCGAGGAGATCGGCGCGGTGCTGCTCCAGACCGCCGTGTACTGCGGGGTCCCGGCGGCGAACTCGGCGTTCGCCACGGCCCAGCGGGTGCTGGCGGAGGAGGACGGCGGCGCCGGCTGA
- a CDS encoding phosphocholine-specific phospholipase C, protein MPEVNRRRFLQLAGATTAFSALSASIQRAAALPANHRTGSIEDVEHIVVLMQENRSFDHYFGKLRGVRGFGDPRPVTLPSGKSVWHQTKDGKEVLPFHPDADDLGMQFLEGLPHGWTDGQAAYNGGRYDRWLPAKGTTTMAYLTREDIPFHYALADAFTVCDAYHCSFIGSTDPNRYYMWTGHTGNDGTGGGPVLGNDELGYGWTTYPERLERAGVSWKVYQDIGDGLDAAGSWGWIDDAYRGNYGDNSLLYFDSYRDAEPGDPLYDKARTGTDAKAGEGYADRLRADVQADRLPRISWIAAPEAFSEHSNWPSNYGAWYIAQVLDALTSNPEVWAKTALFITYDENDGFFDHVVPPLPPKSAAQGKSTVDVSLDLYPGDAKRPAGPYGLGPRVPMLVVSPWSKGGYVCSETFDHTSIIRFMERRFGVREPNISPWRRAICGDLTSAFDFSRKDSRPADLPDTEGYRPPDRERHPDYRPAPPADPDMPKQERGGRPARPLKYAPYVDGSADPATGRYALTFASGPEAGAAFLVTSGNRTDGPWTFTTEAGKTISDTWNSVYSKGFHDLTVHGPNGFLRAFKTAGRTAGPEVTARHTGDDVELTFTHAGSGTVRLRLANAYGGAPTTVTVRPGATVKRRVALAASGRWYDLTVTSETDPAFLRRFAGHVENGQPGVSDPALITE, encoded by the coding sequence ATGCCCGAAGTCAACCGGCGCAGATTCCTCCAGCTCGCGGGTGCCACCACGGCCTTCAGCGCGCTGTCCGCCAGCATCCAGCGGGCCGCCGCGCTGCCGGCCAATCACCGCACCGGATCGATCGAGGACGTCGAGCACATCGTCGTCCTGATGCAGGAAAATCGTTCCTTCGACCACTACTTCGGCAAGCTGAGAGGCGTCCGCGGCTTCGGCGACCCGCGCCCGGTGACCCTCCCCAGCGGCAAGTCCGTGTGGCACCAGACGAAGGACGGCAAGGAGGTCCTGCCCTTCCACCCGGACGCCGACGACCTCGGCATGCAGTTCCTGGAGGGTCTGCCGCACGGCTGGACCGACGGCCAGGCCGCCTACAACGGGGGCCGCTACGACCGGTGGCTGCCCGCCAAGGGCACCACCACCATGGCGTACCTGACCCGCGAGGACATCCCCTTCCACTACGCCCTCGCCGACGCCTTCACCGTCTGCGACGCCTACCACTGCTCCTTCATCGGCTCCACCGACCCCAACCGCTACTACATGTGGACGGGGCACACCGGCAACGACGGCACGGGCGGCGGCCCGGTCCTCGGCAACGACGAGCTGGGCTACGGCTGGACGACCTACCCCGAGCGCCTGGAGCGGGCCGGCGTCTCCTGGAAGGTCTACCAGGACATCGGCGACGGCCTGGACGCCGCGGGATCCTGGGGCTGGATCGACGACGCCTACCGCGGCAACTACGGTGACAACTCGCTGCTGTACTTCGACAGCTACCGCGACGCCGAACCCGGCGACCCCTTGTACGACAAGGCGCGCACGGGCACCGACGCCAAGGCGGGCGAAGGCTATGCCGACCGGCTCCGCGCCGACGTCCAGGCGGACCGGCTGCCGCGGATATCGTGGATCGCCGCCCCCGAGGCCTTCTCCGAGCACTCCAACTGGCCGTCCAACTACGGCGCCTGGTACATCGCCCAGGTCCTGGACGCCCTCACCTCCAACCCGGAGGTGTGGGCGAAGACGGCCCTGTTCATCACCTACGACGAGAACGACGGCTTCTTCGACCACGTGGTGCCGCCGCTGCCGCCGAAGTCCGCCGCGCAGGGCAAGTCCACCGTCGACGTCTCCCTCGACCTCTACCCGGGCGACGCCAAGCGCCCGGCCGGTCCCTACGGCCTCGGCCCGCGGGTGCCGATGCTGGTCGTCTCGCCGTGGAGCAAGGGCGGCTACGTCTGCTCCGAGACCTTCGACCACACCTCGATCATCCGGTTCATGGAACGCCGCTTCGGGGTGCGCGAGCCCAACATCTCGCCGTGGCGGCGGGCCATCTGCGGGGACCTGACCTCCGCGTTCGACTTCTCGCGCAAGGACAGCCGCCCGGCCGACCTGCCGGACACCGAGGGCTACCGGCCGCCGGACCGCGAGCGTCACCCCGACTACCGGCCGGCCCCGCCGGCCGACCCGGACATGCCGAAGCAGGAGCGGGGCGGACGCCCGGCCCGCCCGCTGAAGTACGCCCCGTACGTGGACGGCTCCGCCGACCCGGCCACGGGCCGGTACGCGCTCACCTTCGCCTCCGGCCCCGAGGCCGGCGCCGCCTTCCTCGTCACCTCCGGCAACCGCACCGACGGCCCCTGGACCTTCACCACCGAGGCCGGCAAGACGATCTCGGACACCTGGAACTCGGTGTACTCCAAGGGCTTCCACGACCTGACCGTGCACGGCCCCAACGGTTTCCTGCGCGCCTTCAAGACAGCGGGGAGGACCGCCGGGCCGGAGGTCACCGCGCGGCACACCGGCGACGACGTGGAGCTGACCTTCACCCACGCGGGCTCCGGCACCGTCCGGCTGAGGCTGGCCAACGCCTACGGCGGCGCGCCCACGACCGTCACCGTGCGCCCCGGCGCCACCGTGAAGCGCCGGGTGGCCCTCGCGGCGAGCGGGCGCTGGTACGACCTGACCGTCACCTCGGAGACGGACCCGGCGTTCCTGCGCCGCTTCGCCGGACACGTCGAGAACGGGCAGCCGGGGGTGAGCGACCCGGCCCTCATCACCGAGTAG
- the pcaH gene encoding protocatechuate 3,4-dioxygenase subunit beta, whose amino-acid sequence MTLTQQDIDAEIAAEHAAYEKRVADGGPVEHHPRRDYAPYRSSVLRHPKQPPVAIDVTKDPELVELSSPAFGERDITEIDNDLTRQHTGEPIGERITVSGRLLDRDGRPVRGQLVEIWQANSAGRYAHQREQHDAPLDPNFTGVGRTLTDDDGFYRFTTIQPGPYPWRNHVNAWRPAHIHFSVFGSAFTQRLVTQMYFPNDPLFPYDPILRSVTDDAARQRLVATYDHSLSVPEFSLGYHWDIVLDGPHATWMEEGR is encoded by the coding sequence ATGACTCTCACCCAGCAGGACATCGACGCGGAGATCGCGGCCGAGCACGCCGCGTACGAGAAGCGGGTCGCCGACGGCGGGCCGGTCGAGCACCACCCGCGCCGCGACTACGCCCCGTACCGCTCCTCGGTGCTGCGCCACCCCAAGCAGCCGCCCGTCGCGATCGACGTCACCAAGGACCCGGAGCTGGTGGAGCTGTCCTCCCCCGCCTTCGGGGAGCGGGACATCACCGAGATCGACAACGACCTGACCCGGCAGCACACCGGCGAGCCGATCGGCGAGCGCATCACCGTCTCCGGCCGGCTGCTCGACCGCGACGGCCGCCCGGTGCGCGGCCAGCTCGTGGAGATCTGGCAGGCCAACTCGGCGGGCCGCTACGCCCACCAGCGCGAACAGCACGACGCCCCGCTCGACCCGAACTTCACCGGCGTGGGCCGCACCCTCACCGACGACGACGGCTTCTACCGGTTCACCACCATCCAGCCTGGCCCCTACCCGTGGCGCAACCACGTCAACGCCTGGCGCCCGGCCCACATCCACTTCTCGGTCTTCGGCTCGGCGTTCACCCAGCGGCTGGTGACACAGATGTACTTCCCGAACGACCCGCTGTTCCCGTACGACCCGATCCTGCGGTCGGTGACGGACGACGCCGCCCGGCAGCGGCTGGTGGCGACGTACGACCACAGCCTGTCGGTGCCGGAGTTCTCCCTCGGCTACCACTGGGACATCGTGCTCGACGGCCCGCACGCCACCTGGATGGAAGAAGGACGCTGA